One Papaver somniferum cultivar HN1 chromosome 10, ASM357369v1, whole genome shotgun sequence genomic window carries:
- the LOC113317429 gene encoding uncharacterized protein LOC113317429, giving the protein MATENLKTSSLGNMRYQELGHPVFEVEVDATNVQQSGFDSDAYTATSRVFSGAQSLKFEMEEESNKKYKQLRLSHQVQQSLYLSVPENSSPLGLTLRKTPSFLDLVETKLSHDYSCSATRKRKSVDDDASTHLINGKMKASNFSASSLNIGSWERISKHDGDLVAKCYFAKRKFLWELLDGGLKNKIEVMWSDIASIRATCKDNGPQTLEIELLRRPLFYRETNPQPRKHTLWKATADFTAGQASIFRRHKLQFPQGTLQKHYDRLLKLHNGLSLLSKNPFPSLESPFFGPDDLQSQNPNDFMLFGLEGQGSSLLKRMLEWGTNADQSEKLPCFTLTGTSVPLPYSSSDHAFASPEASSSSSGASRSCMGQGTPTSNSNLVPGVFPSLKASLPNYTTLSSDGRIATAQVPGKNLGLAVNSNSNWHHTSDCWISDTQTDKNLTSSFEGGSIMRKSDPDQVYDEFSHFEEMNGDLHPEDMPSSCAELFANICTFPVVILEDEGAINILEDEAAINEAKEGMEWMPWG; this is encoded by the exons ATGGCAACGGAAAACTTAAAAACCAGTAGTTTAGGAAATATGCGGTATCAAGAGCTTGGACATCCAGTTTTCGAGGTCGAGGTGGATGCTACAAATGTTCAGCAGTCCGGTTTTGATTCAGATGCTTATACGGCAACTTCAAGAGTTTTTTCGGGTGCACAATCTCTCAagtttgagatggaagaagaaagtAATAAGAAATACAAACAACTGAGATTATCTCATCAAGTACAACAG TCTCTTTATCTCAGCGTACCAGAGAATTCAAGTCCATTGGGACTGACTTTGAGGAAAACCCCATCATTTCTAGATCTAGTGGAAACCAAACTATCTCATGATTATTCATGTTCAGCAACTAGAAAAAGAAAGAGCGTAGATGATGATGCTAGTACCCATCTGATTAATGGAAAGATGAAAGCTTCTAATTTCTCTGCATCAAGCTTGAATATTGGCTCATGGGAG AGAATTTCAAAACATGATGGAGATCTGGTAGCAAAGTGTTACTTTGCGAAGAGGAAATTCTTATGGGAGTTGCTCGATGGTGGATTGAAGAACAAAATAGAAGTTATGTGGTCTGATATAGCTTCCATCAGAGCAACTTGTAAGGATAATGGTCCCCAAACACTAGAAATTGAG TTATTGAGGCGACCTCTTTTCTATCGAGAAACGAACCCACAACCTAGAAAGCATACTCTATGGAAAGCTACTGCTGATTTTACTGCTGGTCAGGCTTCCATTTTCAGAAGACATAAGTTGCAATTTCCTCAAGGAACTTTGCAAAAGCACTATGATAGACTTTTGAAGCTACACAATGGACTATCTTTGCTCAGCAAAAATCCCTTCCCCTCATTGGAGTCTCCATTTTTTGGTCCAGATGACCTACAAAGTCAAAATCCAAATGATTTCATGTTGTTTGGGCTAGAAGGTCAAGGTTCAAGTCTTCTGAAGCGGATGTTGGAATGGGGAACGAATGCTGACCAGTCAGAGAAGCTACCTTGTTTTACCCTCACTGGAACTTCTGTTCCTTTGCCGTACTCAAGTTCAGACCATGCTTTTGCTTCTCCAGAAGCAAGTTCCTCGAGTTCAG GAGCAAGCAGGAGTTGTATGGGGCAAGGAACTCCAACTTCGAACTCGAACCTAGTTCCTGGTGTATTCCCCTCATTGAAGGCATCCTTACCTAACTACACAACACTAAGCTCTGATGGAAGGATAGCAACGGCTCAAGTACCAGGAAAAAATCTTGGTTTGGCAGTGAATAGTAACTCCAACTGGCATCATACTTCAGATTGCTGGATTTCAGACActcaaacagataaaaatctaactagttcatttgaaggtGGCAGCATTATGCGTAAGAGTGATCCAGATCAGGTCTATGACGAGTTCTCTCATTTCGAAGAAATGAATGGTGATCTTCATCCTGAGGACATGCCTAGCAGTTGCGCGGAACTCTTTGCGAATATATGCACCTTTCCAGTTGTCATTCTAGAGGATGAAGGAGCAATAAACATTCTAGAGGATGAAGCAGCAATAAATGAAGCAAAAGAGGGCATGGAATGGATGCCATGGGGGTAA